Genomic DNA from Ctenopharyngodon idella isolate HZGC_01 chromosome 1, HZGC01, whole genome shotgun sequence:
AATCATGTGACCTAGTTGCGTCACTTCACCTTCATTCATAAAttctctcccgtggcctcatgggatagtaaagtgtccatcagatgcacagtagtaggtcatccgggtacttttcgcctcGTTTTTCGAATATATTTGGAGATGCTACTCTCTTGGTGTACAGTTCTCACCTAATGaactgatgatctgaatcaggtgtgttaaataAGGTTAAAGGTGCAGAGCGATGGGTCCATATGGGACCAGGACTGAAAATCACAGATCTACTGTGTTCAGAGCAACTTATTAAAAgatcttgatttaaaaaagtatataaaataataattttggttttttttaaaaagttaatatttttaacagttttcatttttaacagcttataacagtttttttatatatatattcaaagacctgaaaattattattttttttaatctgtgatTAATTTTCTGTCTCAAAGTTTCTCACGAGCGCTGGAGGTGTTGTTTGTGTTGGCGTGATGAACAGGCTGTTTTTTCCGTCCAGCTCAAAGCCACAGAAAACTGCTGAAGGTTCAGGGTCtcagttcagtttaattaaaCAGACTCAGGAAACCCACAGTGAGACACATGAGActgaacagagagagacagaagatcAACATCCATTGTGAGCAGAAGACAATAAAGACTAAGAGCTGATCGTTCACTAATTCACCTCCAACATTTACTGAGAGATGAACTTTTcgcatcaaaaataaaaaaataataaaaaaatatccttgtGGGAATTGACAATGTCTTTAATAGTTCTTTAAATGTCatgcatttatattgttagtacaTTTATGTCAATACCACTTTAAACAAGTAACATCTTCAAGATTCACTTTGAATTTCACTGCGTTTTAAGATTTGTTCATCACTTTCTTTCTGGTCCGATTCTAAATATCAGCATATCTTTGTATAGCAGTAACAGTGAGAATCGTATAATAGtgcattttttaattcattttgaattcaccccagtttatatatatatatatatatatatatatatgatgaagAGACTTGCTTGTAAGTGTCTCAGGTCTTTGTGTTCACAGTGTTGTTTGATACTGTGGTCAGTGTGGTAAAGATCAACAGCATGAGATGCTCTTCAGCTTGTGGTTTTCTTTTAATCTATTTATGTTTGTTGGTCAAAACAAGAAGCGCTTCAGCCTCCTGGAGGTGTGATAAAAAAGGAAATGTTTATCTTAATGATGGACACAGACTTTCCACTCCATAAAAAGATGCtgagaatttatttaatatatgaaaaataataatattatttataatatatccCAGCTATTCAGAATCCTATTAATCTATTCTGCTCCAAATGGTTTTAGTCAGATCAACTAAACATATTTGCTAGAGGGAGCTGAAATCTCaaaactgtatttgttaataagCCAAACCAACTGCAGTCATAAATAAGTGTTCATTATAAAAGATCTGCttgcttttcaaatgttaaaaagtcCAACTGTTCAGATCTCTTTAATTTCTGTAGCACtgatacattttacattgtttGATTTTGGCATTCAGCTTTATTCTGTGATGATAAGACAAACAACTCAGAAGAAAAGAGAATGTGAATCAACACTGAGCCGTATtgtgtctgactgtctgtcttcTCTTCTTATTTacatagtaaataataaaatatgacacgACAACCCACGCGAGAGCCAATGAGATTTAAGCGCAGTTTCTACTCCTCCCTTTTCTCCTTATATGGCGCTGAGCGCTGCGCTTCCGTTTGAATGAAAACAAAGTTCGCGggtgaatcaaaatttgaactgACAGATCAGAGAAGAAGATTTTCTGTGAGTAATCAATTAAATTTagatctgttcctcacacaaagctgatTTATGTATTCAGAACACTTAAAAAACACCACGAAGTGTATGAATGACTTTTATGGTAACTTATTTGATCTTGCTTTAACTAATGGTACAGATTCAAACAACACTGTTAACTGACTGTGATAAATTATGAAATGCCTCATGATACAGTGTATACATTAGTATATTAAACATTTCACTCTAAAACTTGTGAAATATAAAAAGGACTCGAACATTAGGCCTATATCAAACtatatgtacattttctgaAAGAAATATGAATACTTAATGCGAAACTTGCCCCGACAATGCAATGGGATGATTGCcaggtctttaaaaaaaattggtaaATGTTATAATTAACTCATTCCATAAATAGATTTATTATGCAAACTGCAACGTTTCAGAAACAGGATTAAAACTACCATTTTGTGAAATTCCTTAGTTTCATTTAAATagagacaataaaaacattgaactAATACATGGTCTGAAAAGATTTCTTGAGAGCATCAACTTGTCTGagactgaaaacacaaacacaaatgtctTATTCACACCTCTGGCTCCATCTAGTGGTAAATATGTGTTAATGCCTGTTAAACTTGTTGGTTTTTGTACAGTCTTTGTGTAGGTCATGGTGTGTTAGTTGATAGAGTAGATGCTTGTTTCTTATTCTTCTGTTCTGAATAATTATAACTGATTGACATTATGACACTGATTTACACACCTGTGAATCTGAAATGAAAGAGTCAATCTGGAGGAATTAAACACCGCCATAATATGTGATAATTACATGGACTCATTATTCATGTAGATGTTTTAACAACCAAAGTTAAAGATGAAGCAAAGGAAGCAGATGAAGTCAAGTCTCAGCATTTCACTCTTtgttcagtttgtgttgttAAACTGTCATCAGTGATGCtgaagtttgattgacagctgctgtccgtggtgctgaaTCCACAACTGCCTGTTAAAGAGACAGAAGCAGCAATCAGACTCAGACTTCAGCTGATGAGCCTCTGATGATCTGAAATCTATATTATCTTATttgtatatgatatatattttgtatcttTAGCATTTTTGTTATGGTACATTATTTCAACCTTCTGTTTTGAATTATTACCATATTATCCACTTTATTTTGCAGCGCAGAAGTaagctgttttctgtgaatgtgcgaaaCTTCCTCGCTCACTcttatatgttaaaaataaggtggatagagaACATGAAAACCTGTATGAGCTCTCAGTATCAGACACTATAATCTGTTCTCTACACAACCTTTCCAAATAAACTGATTTATAATTTGCTGATTTATGTAATGTGTCACTGATGGTCAGTAATTCAGCATAAGAAGTGTAATGTGATGTCTATGAGAACAGGAGCTCATCTGAACAGactgtgaatgtgtttgtgtgtggtgatAAATCTCAGTCATGTGCTGCAGATCAGCTGCTGTCCGCGGTGCTGAACATCTGAATGACTCTCTTCCACCAGCAGGAGATCACACTGACATTCTACTCTTAAAAATATGGTCAACCTGTTTTCCCCtctggctgttgacagtattttctgatttatggatgataaaaaaagagaaatccaaaacacactctgtaaaaacctttaacttttggaaatatatgcaaatgtgtgcatatttaattatataatactccatttgcatatttaaaaatttcagaaaacttgtaatacaaaataattttcacaTTGTACTGTTATTAATCATGTCATGTTCTCTGTGTTTGTCTGTCTTCAATCTTTGTAGTCTGTTGTAGTTTCTCATGTTGATTTCTCATTGATCGTCTCCCCCAGGTGTGCCTTGTTACCTCATTATTTTGTTAAGCTCATTCGCCCCTGTGCATATACAtttttggggggtggggggcAATGCTCCTCAATCTCCACATCCCCACCCCCCACGCTGAACGAGACATGGAAACGCCGCCTCAACCAACTGAACTGATCAGAGCACTGTCATTCACTGCCTATTATTGTGTGTACATGTGACAGTTCTCAACACCTTTGGATCAGAGCACTGTCATGCTTTGGCAATATAAATCCTCTTTACCATGTCAATAAAGCTACTTGAATGTGAATTTGTCAATTGCTGACGGATTTGTGATGGAGAGTTTTTCAAACAGGAGAGACATGACTCGACCACAGACCACGTCTCTGTTCATGGTATGTAGGCTAAAGactcaaatatattttgaaaatcaacaaacacaagacaagaaaagaaaaaactcaACTAAAAGTAGTCTTTAACAATGCATAATATATCCAAATGCAAAACCTTATACAAGTAAGTTATGTCTTGTAAATTAGGAAACACACCCTctgtttatatactgtatatatagagCTATACAGTCATCTAGTGGTTACACTactcttgtgtttctgtttgacCTAGTTTCCCAGTGTTTCATTGATTGATCCTGTTCACCTGTTGTCTTGTTAATGAACTCATTAGCTCTTTTGTTTGCTCTGTGTACTTCAGCCCTCAGTTTCAGCTAGTTCTTTGTCCTGTATAGTTTATGGTAGAGTGGTTGTGTTTCTCAGTTATTTCCCCTGTGAACTTCCACTTTGTGTTTGatttcttttataaaaaaagtattttcttctGGATACTTTGTTGTTGTGTGCTTTATAACAGCCACTACTCGTTACAACAGTATTAAAGATGATAAATGGTGCATATTTAGAGGTAAacatttagtatgtcataatccGTCACTGGTAATGGGAACTGCCATCTTGTGCGTTTGGGCTGCACGCTCTTCTTCTGCTTGTCCCGGGGCAGCGGCGTCTGCTCCTGAACCCTCTGTCTGCCTTCTCTGAAACCTCTTCCTGCCCTGTTACAGCCAAGGATGCCAACTTTGGACTCTCTGTACACCCTGTCAAAGACACTAAAACCATCCTTGAATCATCCCACTGCGTTCCTCCCATCACCTCTGTTACAGCCTTTAAACTCTCTGAGCTCTATCTCTTGGCTCCACCATGCACTCTGTCTGCTTCACCTTAGTATCTTCCACTACACGGGCCTGGCCCTCCATCCCTTCCCTGTTCCACCTCCATTTCACCATACtcctggacttttttttttttttttttgtggagtgCCTGGAATCCTCTCCTTAAGGGGGGCTCTGTGTTTATCCCTGGACTTTATTATACTTCCTCTTTCCTGTTCTCTCTGCCAATGTTATATAAACCTTATTAGTCAAACCTGCACTTATAGTTACAATGGGAACTGCTGCTGTTACATGTGTGTCCATCAGATGTCACTGTCAAATAAAGCATGTGTGAAGCATTAGTTTCACTTCCCGCTTTattattcactcactcactgtgGCAGATACAGAGGAAGTGGGCATCTTTGTCACATTCAGCACTTCATGTTAAACATGTAACCAGGAAAGAAACACTCAAAACTCATCTGAACACACATCAAGAGCTTCAGAAGAACTGAATCTACTGACAACAGAGAAGATCATTTAATAAGAGACAAGAATGAAGATCATCTTGACTTTCACTCTGATGATGATTCCTGGTAAGAATCTGAACTCAGAGTAAATCACTAAAAACAGCACAGATTTGATGAGGAGAGTCTTTCACTTCAGTTCATGATGTTGATTTGACTTTAAGAATCAGTATTAGTATCTGAAATTTCACTTTGTTCTCATAATATGTGATATATTAAAATGCTGgtttgttgtaggtgttgtgaGCACTACAGGATATTCAGGGTCTGAAGTCAACATCAAATGCAAATATAATAAAGGAGATACAGCAAATGCAAAGTATTTTTGTAGAGGAAAGAAGCCGGATAAACCAAAGACTGAGTGGTGCTCTGAACTCATCAGGactaataagaaaaataaatgggTTGATGATGGAAGATTCTCTCTGTATGACGACACAAGATCAGCAGTCTTCACTGTGACCATCAGAGATCTGACTGAACTGGATTCTGGGACATACCAGTGTGGAGTTGATAGAACTAAAGGAAAAGATTCCAACACTGCAGTGAATCTGAATGTTATAAGAGGTGAGTAACTGAGAGCCTCAAACCCGTGATGATCTCCACAACATCACACATAATGACAGTAATAATACTGAACACCTCTAGATGATGAAAGATAAAATCAATActcacactcttaaaaataagttaaagttaaagttttttttttttttttttttttttttttgcagtgatgccattGAAGAGCAATTTTTTGGCTCCCCAAAGAAccctttcagtgatcagttaCAAACTATAAGGAACAATAatgggctatatatacacacacacacacacacacataatgaaCTAAAATTGAAACTGATTTGGGAATAATCAAAAACCATGGAGACCAAGGGAAACAGAACATAAGCACAGGAAATGAAATCAGGaacaaatgcaatataatacaaACTAAGAGTCCatggtaaaaatttaacatGAGTTCAAAAACATAGAGTTCAAGTGACATTATGATGATAAAGATCTCATGTTTGCTCTACAgtcttaaaataaaggttctttattggcattgatggttccatgaagaaccttcaacatccatggaattcatccattgcacaaaaggttctttatggtggaaaaagattctttacattattaaatggttctacgaaaaaaaaaatcattgtgttAATAAAACCTTGTACATTCATCCTCACCTCAAATGTAAATCATAAACTAAAACTGTACTGTAAAAACACAGCATAACTGTCAAAACAGCAAAACAAGAGCAGCTGTGAATTTACAGTTCTTTACTGTAATCTACTTTACAATGTTACTGTAATAACACCCTGCACTGAATTAAAACCTGTGTTAACTCACTTCATTTCAGGAAACGGATTGTCTTAAATTGGTCTATTAGCATTTAATATGTATACTGTGTTAGTAATGTGAGTATATACTGAGAGTTCACTAAAAAAGTGTTTCTTAAAATGTCAATTTAACTCAAATCTCTCACAGATAACTGCTAGTTAACAACAGCATGGATGTGCAAAAGTACTTAGCAAAGAGATCATTAATGCATCAGCAACACTTTAAATCCTCCTGACAGTTTCAAGATGCTCGAAGACGACAGTTTGTGGCTTTGTGTGGGAAGCATGTCTGATGGTTAAGTAATGTGTGAAAGACATCAGCGTCTTTGAGAAAAGGGAAGTGAAGTATGTGTGAGTGAAGAAagtaagaaaatattttgtttgtgaCACTGACTTTTTCTGTTTTAGTGACAGACTATCACAgaacaacatcatcatcatcattgtcATCAGTTGAATCTCCAGCGATCACATCTGTGTCTCCTGTAACAGGTACAAACTCTCTCTGAAATAcaaactagtgctgtcaaaattagcgAGTTAATGCGTGCAATTAATTTTGTCcagtttaacgcgttaaaaatatttaacacaatcAACGCGgcatccattttttttctgtcatcctttggctagcgttacattatatgatcatgctttttaaaccattcaagctcCACAAGACGAAAGAGAACGCACTGTCTGTGAATGTTGCGTCTGCGTGACCCACACACACAATGCACAGAATATAAAAGGACAAAAGGttcaaaaacgtgaattttaaCATGCAAACAACAGGTCAAATATGTGTATTTCACGCATATTTTTATGTAACGCTTGAAATTTCGTGTTAAACACACGTTTTATGTGTTGTTGACGTGTTAAAgttaacatgtttttgaacCTTTTGGCCTTCCGTAATAGAAAGACGCACACAAGTATTGTGTGCAGACAGCGCACCAgaactgagttctctttcgcgcttgaacaaacaataacacacagaattatgccaaaatgccagtttgtcgagtatcctcatccCAGATAGCAACATTGtgttggcccagatccggcccacatctggcacaTGTGGCGTGATGATCTGGCCCACATGCTGCAATGAATTACGGTCCTTGTGTGGGCCGCttctgtttgccagatctgagccacaagcaagccatagcaatgccacatgtcagccaagagcaagAACCGGACCTTATCTGAACCACAAAATCTGATGTCTttcatcttcagttgatttcatctaaagctgtggctgaagtcagttgtagttcttgtgtttctgctcgtctctttttctgttctcttctttccttcagtaaTTGTAAACAGGCTTATTAAGGCTGAGATGACTCTATacttaatatatacatatactgtggctcagataaggtccagttctggtttatttctttgctcttggctgacatgtggcattgctatggcttgcttgtggcccagatctggcaaacagaaACGGCCCACACAAGGACCGTAATTCATTGCAGCATGTGGGCCAGATCATCATGCCACATGTGCCAGAtatgggccggatctgggccgacacaaTGTTGCTATCTGggataagagcagtcttaaatgaatttaaacaacatcttaaatgaatttaaaggCTGAATCCGAAATACCCACATTCACTTTAGTTCACTAATTCTGTTCACTTGAAGGAGTGGCTGAAAATTGGGACACTGAGAGCACTGGAAGGGCTGcggcttttgcatagtttgtgtttgctgtttaataatcatttgaaacttagcaaactggcagctctaGTAGTAAGATGAAAGGATTTGTCTTGAATTCTGTCATGGAAATTATGTATAAACCTTAcataaacaatgtattaatcaattaaaaattaatttataggtCTACCTGTATTATTACGCTGTATGCCGCGGACAAGCGGtttgtaaaatgaatgaatgattgatGAATTAGTTGTGGGCGCCATCTTTTGGCGTGACATGGGAGTTCCTTCGGCAcccgactctcacagtgcattatgggtattctctagcatCAGTTGTGCACTTAATAATGTCCACTaaggtttcggacaccactaaaAATGGCTGTTTAAGGATAtaggggcgatttcggacacagggaaagagaaaatgagatgcgcgTCAGATTCGCGTCACGTTcagcagcggcagctcttaaagtcacagcagcctaataaaccagttgctaacattaatgttaatcaaagaacgaaggtaacagagaaaattgtacttttataaggattaatctatatttcatttataatttatgcagtgaagactgtaaagtgtttaaCAAAAACAGGTAGGAGGGCCACagttaaatatgacatttattataatgggttttgattgttttaaattcacctaaattaaaagttgttattttttaaagcctaataaatgttgaaattgatagctttcaattatactgtaatgttgaatgtttaTCGTTGATGTTATAATCAATTTCATGgagacatcagtagcagtaTTAGAATCACTGGCCTGCATTCATTTAAGTTGTtgctacattaatttggagagtaactgtcaaattattacaatataaaaatacaaaaatctccaatgtttttaattgcgattaatgACAGAGAAAACAATGTgcgattaattagttaatttttttaatcgattgacagcactaatacaaacacattcatttgtgtgtgtggttcagattGAGAGTCTCTGGTGTTTTCAGGCTCTTCTCTGGTGGTCAGTGTGTCTGTGGTTCTGCTTCTGATCACCACTGGACTCGTGTTCATGATCTGGACTGTCTGCAGGAGGCGTCGGTCGAACAGTAAAACTCCTTCTTCTGTCAATAATTTTACTTTCTTTACAAGGACTGTGTCTGATTTTCCACATTGATCAAACTGATACATTAACATTCTtagatatgttttttttctttcataaaatTAACTTTGTTGCCTCCTGCTGACTACAGctaaagatgaacaaaataGAGAAATATGAGAATGTGAAGAGATTTACCAAACCAttaattttcttgtttttgacAGACGCTGATTCCTCCTCCAAAAGATCTCATGCGACTCCAGCAAACAATGAAGCGGTTAGTAGAATTACTGTGATTGGGAAAAGATATTTGTTTTGATCAATAATGAGAATGAATTATATTACCAGGGGCCAGCTGTTCAAAAGTAGTCTGATCGGattggatcaaatcttgaaaatgggttgttcaaaaggaaaaagggattctgaaatcagatcagatcacaaaatccaatctgggttttgatctggatcaaatcatcagtttgtgttgttcacAAATATTTAGTAAGATTGGAATATCTTTGATCCAGAAAATCTGGATTATACTGATCCCATCACAAGGGTGGATTTCacgaacaaaaatgtaatacaactttaaaactggtcaaaaaatgcaacattttatcatgtaatatacatacacacatattattattattattattttattattttgctttttattagTTCAActgttaaagtaataaattagaagtagacattaggctacatacaggtgctggtcatataattagaatatcatcaaaagttgatttatttcactaattccattcaaaaagtgaaacttgtatattatattcattcattacacacagactgatatatttcaaatgtttatttcttttaattttgatgtttataactgacaactaaggaaaatcccaaattcagtatctcagaaaattagaatattacttaagaccgatacaaagaaaggatttttagaaatcttggccaactgaaaagtatgaacatgaaaagtatgagcatgtacagcactcaatacttagttggggctccttttgcctgaattactgcagcaatgcggcgtggcatggagtcgatcagtctgtggcactgctcaggtgttataagagcccaggttgctctgatagtggccttcagctcttctgcattgttgggtctggcatatcgcatcttcctcttcacaataccccatagattttctatggggttaaggtcaggcgagtttgctggccaagtaagaacagggataccatggtccttaaaccaggtactggtagctttggcactgtgtgcaggtgccaagtcctgttggaaaatgaaatctgcatctccataaagttggtcagcagcaggaagcatgaagtgctctaaaacttcctggtatacggctgcgttgaccttggacctcagaaaacacagtggaccaacaccagcagatgacatggcaccccaaaccatcactgactgtggaaactttacactggacctcaagcaacgtggattgtgtgcctctcctctcttcctccagactctgggaccctgatttccaaaggaaatgcaaaatttactttcatcagagaacataactttggaccactcagcagcagtccagtcctttttgtctttagcccaggcgagacg
This window encodes:
- the LOC127508584 gene encoding CMRF35-like molecule 5 → MKIILTFTLMMIPGVVSTTGYSGSEVNIKCKYNKGDTANAKYFCRGKKPDKPKTEWCSELIRTNKKNKWVDDGRFSLYDDTRSAVFTVTIRDLTELDSGTYQCGVDRTKGKDSNTAVNLNVIRVTDYHRTTSSSSLSSVESPAITSVSPVTGSSLVVSVSVVLLLITTGLVFMIWTVCRRRRSNNADSSSKRSHATPANNEAVSHTGCDYEEIKDTHKQLPTSPSDSSATVEKATGDSQHCITSAEDLNYAVVNFRTKSDCPDSVSIRNNQDYCEYAAVNHLTTTENVIN